A genomic stretch from Primulina huaijiensis isolate GDHJ02 chromosome 14, ASM1229523v2, whole genome shotgun sequence includes:
- the LOC140956440 gene encoding annexin D4, which produces MADSDEHGALSKAFSGLGVDEKTLITILGKWHPEQRKTFRKGSRDFFIEDERQFERWSDRHVTQLRNEFLRIKEAIVLWTMHPWERDARLLKESLNKLGSAQYNILIEVACTRSSDELLGARKAYHSLFHRSIEEDVAFHVHGPDQKLLIALVSSYRYEGPKVSEELAKTEAKAISSAIKEGDSELLIRVMSTRSIIHLNHVYKYYKEINGKDLDEDVEGDLLKESIQCLCIPATYFTKILGESLKCDADEPSKDAVTRVIVTRADHDMKQIKEEYSEKYGGSLANKIEDVANGSYKDFLLTLIARGD; this is translated from the exons ATGGCGGATTCCGATGAGCATGGAGCACTCTCCAAAGCCTTCTCAG GGCTTGGTGTTGATGAGAAAACATTGATAACAATACTTGGGAAATGGCATCCAGAGCAAAGAAAAACATTTAGAAAGGGAAGTCGCGATTTCTTCATCGAAGATGAACGACAATTCGAAAGGTGGAGCGATCGACATGTGACGCAACTTCGTAATGAATTCTTGCGTATCAAG GAAGCAATCGTTCTGTGGACCATGCATCCTTGGGAGAGGGATGCACGGTTACTGAAAGAATCGTTGAACAAGCTAGGATCTGCTCAATACAACATACTCATCGAAGTCGCGTGCACGAGATCATCTGATGAGTTGCTAGGTGCAAGAAAAGCCTACCACTCCCTCTTCCATCGTTCCATCGAGGAAGATGTCGCGTTTCACGTCCACGGCCCCGACCAGAAG CTTTTGATTGCTCTGGTTAGCTCTTACCGTTACGAAGGTCCGAAAGTGAGCGAAGAACTTGCGAAAACAGAGGCGAAGGCCATTTCGAGTGCGATCAAAGAAGGTGACTCGGAGCTACTAATTAGGGTCATGTCCACAAGGAGCATAATCCATCTCAACCATGTTTACAAATATTACAAGGAAATCAACggcaaagacttggatgag GATGTTGAGGGTGACTTGCTTAAAGAGAGTATTCAATGCCTATGCATTCCCGCAACATACTTTACCAAG attTTGGGTGAATCGTTGAAATGTGATGCCGACGAGCCGAGCAAGGACGCGGTGACGAGAGTGATCGTGACACGAGCAGATCACGATATGAAGCAGATTAAAGAAGAATACAGTGAGAAATATGGTGGCAGTCTTGCAAACAAAATCGAAGATGTAGCCAATGGAAGTTACAAAGATTTCTTGCTTACTTTAATTGCGAGAGGAGATTGA